A region of Armatimonadota bacterium DNA encodes the following proteins:
- the rpsJ gene encoding 30S ribosomal protein S10 yields MRKDKVRIRLKAFDHRVLDQSAERIVETVRHTGARISGPVLLPTEKDIYCVNRGTTIDKESMEHFEIRTHKRLIDILNPGPKTIDALMRLDLPSGVDIEIKL; encoded by the coding sequence ATGCGCAAGGACAAGGTAAGAATCAGGCTAAAGGCGTTTGATCATAGAGTGCTGGATCAGAGCGCTGAGCGGATCGTTGAGACGGTGCGCCACACGGGCGCCAGGATTTCTGGTCCGGTGTTGCTTCCGACGGAGAAAGACATCTACTGCGTCAACCGCGGCACTACCATCGACAAAGAATCGATGGAACACTTTGAGATTAGGACGCACAAGCGTCTGATCGATATCTTGAATCCGGGGCCTAAGACGATTGACGCTCTCATGCGTCTCGATTTGCCCAGCGGCGTGGATATCGAGATCAAGCTTTAG